CCAGACCCAGGCCTTCACCGCCGCCGTGAAAAAAGGTGACCTGGCCACCGCCAAAAAACTCTACGCGCCGACCCGTGTGCACTATGAGTCCATCGAGCCGATCGCCGAGCTGTTCAGCGACCTCGACGCCTCCATCGACTCACGGGTCGACGACCACGAAAAAGGCGTAAAGGCTGAAGACTTCACCGGCTTTCACCGCATCGAATACAGCCTGTTTTCCGAGAACACCACCCAGGGCCTCGACGCCCTCACCGACAAGCTCAACAGCGATGTGCTGGACCTCAAGACCCGCGTGGATGGCCTGACCTTCCCACCGGAAAAAGTCGTCGGCGGTGCCGCAGCGCTGCTCGAAGAAGTGGCCGCCACCAAGATTTCCGGCGAAGAAGACCGCTACAGCCACACCGACCTGTATGACTTCCAGGGCAATATCGACGGCGCGAAGAAAATCGTTGACCTGTTCCGTGGCCAGATCGAAAAACAGGACAAGGGGTTCCTGGCCAAGGTCGACAAGAACTTTGCCACCGTGGACAAGATCCTCGCCAAGTACAGGACCCCGGACGGCGGGTTTGAAACCTACGACAAGGTCAAGGACAACGACCGCAAAGCCCTGGTGGGCCCGGTCAATACCCTGGCCGAAGACCTGTCGATGCTGCGCGGCAAGTTGGGCCTGAACTGATTGGACCTGAGCTAAACCGCCACGCAAAAAAACACCCAGGTCCCGCAGGAGCCTGGGTGTTTTTTTTGTTCAGGTGGTTTTACAGAATCCGGTACAGCAGCCGTTCGATACGCACCCTGCTCACCCGTCGCAGGAACTTGCCCACCGCCGCCGGATAATCCACCAGCGTCTGCAATTGCTGATAACTCTCAATACGCGTGGCGTGCTGGAAAATATGCGCCAGCTCCTGCGCTCGCGGCGCCAGCCATTCGCCCTTGGGGTCGTCGATCAGCAAGGCGTTTTCCAAGTCGAGCCGGAACGCCCTCGGGTTGAGGTTGTTGCCGGTCAGCAAGGTGTAGCGCTCGTCGACCCACATGCCCTTGAGGTGGTAGCTGT
This genomic stretch from Pseudomonas orientalis harbors:
- the efeO gene encoding iron uptake system protein EfeO — encoded protein: MKKSTLALSLLITLSPLAAIAATAPLDLVGPVSDYKIYVTEEIGELVTQTQAFTAAVKKGDLATAKKLYAPTRVHYESIEPIAELFSDLDASIDSRVDDHEKGVKAEDFTGFHRIEYSLFSENTTQGLDALTDKLNSDVLDLKTRVDGLTFPPEKVVGGAAALLEEVAATKISGEEDRYSHTDLYDFQGNIDGAKKIVDLFRGQIEKQDKGFLAKVDKNFATVDKILAKYRTPDGGFETYDKVKDNDRKALVGPVNTLAEDLSMLRGKLGLN